In Erythrobacter sp. KY5, the DNA window TATCCCGGCGACACGACCGTCTGCCCACTTCGTCGATGCGTTGTAAATCTCAAGGCCTCCGACTTCAATCGTGAGCAGAGTACCGGGCCGTAGCTCCAGCCCTTCGATCCGCATGCCTCCCATCGACAGATTGATAACCCGAACCACATGGCAGTTGCCTGCAGCCCAGACCTTCGCATGCATGGAACACGGGATACGCACGGAGCGGTAGGAGAATGAAGGATCAAACACGCGCGCCTGATCGTCATTGTCTAGGCCGTGGCGATTGCCATCGCTCCAGGCAACACGCGCCCGGACAATCTTCGCTTCGTCCCAGAAATACGCAACGCGATCGCCTTTTTTGAGGGGCTGGTCGCACTGGACCATAACTCCCATGTCGGACATGTTGCGGATCATGCCGAGATGGATGCGGTTGTTGATGATCAGGCATGCCGGACGAAACGCTGCGAGAAAGCGTCGATTGGCTCGGCGTTCGGGATTGGCCGCGTTAATCGAAGTCGCCGCTGCAGCATCGGTGTGGCTATCGGTGGGAGCAAGAGCGCTAGCGTCCGGTCGAGTGTCCGTCGCGCGCTCAATGAAAATCGACATACCTTACTTCCCTCTGTTCACCATCCGATTGACTGACACTCTCGACCCGGGAGCGTGACCGAGCCACTGAGCGGCTCGTTGAATTCGTAGCGATCCTTTCAGACGCCAGGTCGGACCACACGATCCTGGCGCCTGAAAGGACCCTCGCCGAAGCGACCACCTGGGTTGCCGTCGAAGCTCGGGAAAACTTCGGTTCGTCAGCTTGTTGAGCACTCGCAGTGTTCGAAAACAGCGCCAGTGACGTCACAAGCAAGGCAATAGTGCATGATCGCTTCATGCCTACGAATGTTGCCTTGACTTCGCGTCATGAACGAGTTTCTTACCGTTATTGTAACGTTACAAGGACAGGGAACCCTGCGGACCGTAGAGCGTTACACGGTAAGATAATCGCAATTTTAAGAATACTAACGCGTCGTTAACTTTTATTCTTTGGGGTGTCATACCATGAGTGAATCGCAGATCACTCGAATTGACTTCGCTGAACACTTACGTCTGGAAGCCGCAAGGGTCCTGTTGGATCCTCTTTTCCAGCGCTCGCCGGTTCAAAGTCGTTTGCTTCAGTTTCTCGTCGATGCAACAGCGAAGGGTGGGGCGGGGCCGACCCAGTATGAGGTCGCTGTTGATGGGCTTGGCAAAGACGAAGATTTTGACCTTGCCCAGGACAGCTATCCCCGTGTTCAGATTTCGCGCCTTCGATCAAATCTCGACGCCTATTATTCGCGCAATGCGCCGCTCGATGGGCGACGCATTACGCTTGAGCTTGGAAATTACCTCCTCAAGCTGACCGAAACGCCGAAAGTTCCGATCCTGGACGAAGCACACAAGGAAACGGCCGAGCCTGCCTTGGTGGTTGATCATGAAGAGGGTCTGCCGGTTGCAATTCCCGACGCGATCGAAGTCCTCGCCCGACCGGACACAAAACCGCTGGTCATCACTCAACCTCAAAGACGCAGCTACAAGGGACTTATCTTTGCTGCATTCGGCCTTGCGGCGGCGGCATTCCTCATGATGGCCTATCAGACATGGCAGAACCTCGCTCCGGCGACGGAGCCTGACTCGGGCGTGCCAAGCGTCTTGCTTGCCATTGACCAGTCAGAACTCGACACGCTGCCCGACGGGCTTCGGGCAATTGCGGAGGAAGCGAGAGCCGATGCCGACATTCAGCTGTCCTATTCGATGGTGTCGCGCCGACATTTTGACGGCGCGAGCGAGCCAGCCGAATACCGTCTTGAGCTCCATTTCGATGCCCGAGACGAGACATCGGGAGAGGCCGCGCTCTTCCTCTACGCTCGCGATGACGAGCTGCTTTTCACAGATCGCATCCCCCTTCTGGCGGAGGATAGTGACGGGTTTAACAGCGATCTTTCGGCGGCGCTGGTCTATGCAACGTCGCCGACCGGCGCCATCGCGCAGCATGTCGCCTCGGGCATAGGGGACGAACCTCAAAGCGGGTATGAGTGCTTCATCAAGATCGAGGTGCTGCGGGGTAATTCCGGGAACCTGAGCGGGCTGGTTGACCAATGTCTTGAACGCTTCCCTCAGGATCGGTTTTCCTCCTTCACCTATGCAAGGCGTGCGCACTCCCATTTTCAGCAGCGAAGAATGGCCAAGGAGCCGATCCTCCGATCCGGACAGGGATGGGCGGACGTATCGCGAGCGCTTGAGCTCGATCCGTTCAACGCTTTTGCGAACTTCACCGCTGCCAAGGTTCAGTTGGCTGCCGACAATTGCTCGGCGGCGGCCGGACATATCGAACGCGCTTTCGAAGGGGCGGCGACATATCCCGCGATGATTGCAGCGCTCGAAGCTGAGGCCAATTCCTGCAAGATTACGCGGGACGACGATTATCTGACCGAAAAGCAGCTTCAAAGCATGGTCGCGCGCAATCCTGCACCCGATCCTCTGCTTCACATCTACCTGATGCTAGCCGCGTTGAGCAGCGGCGATGAGCAGAGCACGCTTAAACTCGCAAACCGGCCGCAGGTGTCAACCCAGGGCGGGGTAGAGCACGAGACGGTCCAGCTCTTGAGCAGCGCAGTCAAGGATCCGGACTTCGCCCGATCCAACGAAGGAAAGCTTCGTGAGGCGATCGGGCTGTTTCTGTGGTCAGACGCCGGCGTCGATCGGATTATGAGCAACTTGATCGAGCGTTCGACCGCCGCCTGATCAGACGTTGAACTTGAACAGCATGATGTCGCCGTCCTTGACGTCGTAATCCTTGCCTTCCTGACGCATCTTGCCAGCTTCCTTCGCACCCGCTTCTCCGCCTAGCGCGATGTAATCTTCGTATGCGATTGTCTCGGCCCGGATGAAGCCTCTTTCAAAGTCGGTGTGAATCTCGCCCGCGGCTTGGGGAGCCTTGGCGCCTTCCGGGAAAGTCCATGCGCGCGCCTCTTTCGGCCCGGCGGTGAAGAAGGTCTTCAAACCAAGAAGGGTGTAACCAGCGCGGATCACGCGGGCCAGGCCGCTTTCCTCAAGACCAAGCGTTTCGAGATATTCGGCGCGGTCTTCCTGCGGCATGCCGACAAGTTCAGCCTCAATCGCCGCAGACACGACAACCGCCTGTGCACCTTCGGCCTCAGCCTTTGCGAAGACAGCTTCGGATAATGCATTGCCGGTTGCCGCTTCGTCCTCTGCGACGTTGCAGACGTAAAGGACCGGTTTCGCGGTCAGCAGCTGCGCCTGCTTGAGGACACGCTCCTCTTCAACGTCTTTGGGTTCGACCAGGCGCGCTGGCTTGCCGTCCTTCAACAGCTCAAGCGCTTGTCCAAGCACGCTGGCCATGATCTTCGCTTCCTTGTCACCAGCCGTTGCGCGCTTTTCAGCGTTCGATACGCGCTTTTCAAGGCTCTCAAGGTCCGCCAGCATCAGCTCGGTTTCGACCACCTCGGCATCGGCAATCGGGTCGACCTTGTTCGAGACGTGCTGGATGTCGTCGTCTTCGAAGCAACGAAGCACGTGAACGATGGCATCGACCTCGCGAATATTGCCGAGGAACTGATTTCCCAGACCTTCGCCCTGACTTGCGCCTTTCACGAGACCGGCAATGTCGACAAAAGCAAGCTGCGTCGCGACGACCTTTGCGCTCTTGGCGATCTCAGCGATCTTGTCGAGCCGCTCGTCTGGAACGGCGACCTGGCCGACATTCGGCTCGATCGTGCAGAAAGGATAGTTCGCAGCCTGCGCGGCCTGCGTTTCGGTGAGTGCATTGAATAGGGTGGACTTGCCGACATTGGGCAGGCCCACGATCCCGCAGCGGAAACCCATGGGTACTCTTTCGTGAAAAGCGACGTTGGAAGGCCCGCGCCTTAGCGCCGCCGCGCGCAGTTGACCAGAGCACAAAACGGGTAGGGGCGCATCCCCGACCAAAGGAATGCGCCTCTCGAAGACTCACAAGGAGTGTTGAGTGCGTCTTAGTCAGCCTTTTTGCGTCGCTTGGTCAGCATGAACGCAGCTGC includes these proteins:
- a CDS encoding PilZ domain-containing protein; protein product: MSIFIERATDTRPDASALAPTDSHTDAAAATSINAANPERRANRRFLAAFRPACLIINNRIHLGMIRNMSDMGVMVQCDQPLKKGDRVAYFWDEAKIVRARVAWSDGNRHGLDNDDQARVFDPSFSYRSVRIPCSMHAKVWAAGNCHVVRVINLSMGGMRIEGLELRPGTLLTIEVGGLEIYNASTKWADGRVAGIHFSKRLTQCELARLMLDHPDHFDEPVAA
- the ychF gene encoding redox-regulated ATPase YchF, which encodes MGFRCGIVGLPNVGKSTLFNALTETQAAQAANYPFCTIEPNVGQVAVPDERLDKIAEIAKSAKVVATQLAFVDIAGLVKGASQGEGLGNQFLGNIREVDAIVHVLRCFEDDDIQHVSNKVDPIADAEVVETELMLADLESLEKRVSNAEKRATAGDKEAKIMASVLGQALELLKDGKPARLVEPKDVEEERVLKQAQLLTAKPVLYVCNVAEDEAATGNALSEAVFAKAEAEGAQAVVVSAAIEAELVGMPQEDRAEYLETLGLEESGLARVIRAGYTLLGLKTFFTAGPKEARAWTFPEGAKAPQAAGEIHTDFERGFIRAETIAYEDYIALGGEAGAKEAGKMRQEGKDYDVKDGDIMLFKFNV